The Aricia agestis chromosome 3, ilAriAges1.1, whole genome shotgun sequence genome includes the window TAATTAAGAATCATAGCTATGAAGTCTATTAATTTTATAGCATACTAATAAACAACTAATACACTTCACAAATCACAGCTGCGATTCTTATTTCTAAAGAAATAAGAATCGCAGCTGTGATTTGTGTCATATTTAATTTCTCTGCTTTtcgtctggctagcgaaagatgatgAGAAGAATAAagttcctttttttttattatttgtagttcgtagatcaaaactatactTCCGGCTATAGACATGATTGCTATACGtaggtttttttaatttgccgcctttttccagtctcatctttcgatAGCCAGACTCTAGAAGTATAACAAATTAGTCTATATAAGAATAGTTTATGTCCAGTGTAAAATATGCAAAGATAACATGATCATATcttattatttatctttttcAGTTTCTATTGAAGCTTTGGGGGCAGCAGTTAAATTCCGCAACAGCTGCTGAGAAACAATCTGTGAAACACAAAATGGCGAGGGCTACATACACACAGACACAAGTCTACCTCAAACCCCTGACAAGAAAGCTGAAGAAGAAAAACTTTCCAGAAGACATTTGTGATAGCTTAATGGAGATCACGAAGCACTTGCTGGAAAGAAATTATATAAtggtaaatatttatattgtatttcaGTTTACATCTTGATTTAGATCaatatttccatactaataatattttaaactagctgttgcccgcgacttcgtccgcgttagtatagtggatcacgtcccaagtattatttattgtacaaaaatttcaatgtacagcattgactttcctacgattttattataagtatatagatgttccgcgcggcttcgcttgcgtaatttaggaatttcacgcgaccgtacatttttccgcaaaaaaatagcctatgtcccttaacgtggtctattcttcatggttgccaaataacataaaaatttctccagtagttcttaagaatcttaagataataagcaatttcatatattttcccccgtttttccacattttcctctatttcttcgctcctattagtcgtagaataataaaatatagcatatgaaagaatttttcaaatcggaccagtagttcctgagattaccgcgttcaaataagccctttcaaataattttcccccgtttttccacattttcctctatttcttcgtttctattagtcttagcgtgataaaatatagcctatagccttcctcgataaatgggttatctaacactgaaataatttttcaaatcggaccagtagttcctgagattagcgcgttcaaacaaacaaactaacaaactctgcagaattataatattagtatagatgcgaaagtgtgtctgtctgttacctcttcacgcccaaacccctgaatcgattttgctaaaatttggtatggagatacttcaaaTCCCGgaagaggacataggatactttttatcccagaaaaatgtaagattataaattataattgtgcGATGAttgcgcaacagagttgcaggcgtcatcttggttatgtatattgtaattactagcgacccgccccggcttcgcacgggtaaaaaaaatatagccactgaaaaaatgattaaaatcgattcagcagttttgatttatattcatgattactacccgtggcccgcattggtcggtactgccgcaaaagctacgtctcgcaatttttaaatatgtaggtattaggtaatatcttcgaaaatattcatttaattcataatatgctgtaaagggccataatatagatctatattaaatcaacaatgtatttaaagtgtttaattgaataaggattaatgccatattggttaaaatcgcttcgaaaattagccattatttgtcgttacAATTGACCCATTCAATGCCACCAACGCACCATAATGCGTTGAGGTACCTTTGATTTTTTCCCCGCTTTTTCTTTATAATGgctatatttaatttgaatctTTGGCCTCATTAGCTACTGGAGATATATTTAACATCTGGTGACACTGTCGGTTTTTGGCCTGGACCTCCCCTCTTTTTTTGACAGCGAAAAAACCGTTAGCCCAAATACTGCCTGATTTCAATTCAAcatattttcagttttattgAATAATAGTGAGAAGTTTTTGACTAAGAACATAAAAGTAAGCAATATATTTAGGTATATTACAATTTTTCTTCGATTCAtggtatattttatgaataaaattacCATAACGCAAATAGTGCGTTCAACGGCATTTCAACGGCGAATTTTGTTGGATGGTTTCATGCATGACGCAACACTACTATgttcaaattaataaattttaccaaccattattatacaaaatcttttACTAGCTGACCAGTTGTATTTATCTACGCAAATGGTGCGTTCAACGGCATTTCAACGGCGAATTTTGTTGGATGGTTTCATGCATGACGCAACACTACTATGTTCAAATTAGTAAATTTTACCAACTGATAGCGTGGGAATCTTCTAATGAAAAGCGTGGACTGTATCTGACgtgtatattttgatataagttAATAAGCAATTGGTAACGACTAGCTGTCGAGTCGGCCCGATGAAGAGTGGTAGCTGCGCCCGCGCAGCGTGAGGTGAGTGGGGTCCGCGAGCCGCGCCCCGCGCGCCCCGCCAGGGCCCGCTAAGGCCGCGAACACAGTCGCGCTGTTGTTTGCGCTAAGGGCGCGAACATGCTCCCCGCCTTGAAGTGTCTTCAATAGGAAGAGGGCAGATGGCGTTGAAGGCCCTCCTGATGATACCCTTCCGGGTATTGATGTCAGCCACCCTGGTGACACCGTCGGCGCCGGGATGCAGGTGGACGACTCTGCCCAAGAGCCAGCAGAGAGGTGGGACATCCTTGTCCCTGATGAGCACGAGCGTGCCCACTGATATGGCACCATGGGAAGTGTGCCACTTGGTCTTTTTCTGTAATGTAGAAATATACTCTAATTGGAAACGAGTCCAAAAATGATCCTTTATGCGGGCCACTCGCTGGTAACGCTGAAGGCTTGTAATGTTTCCATCTGGGGCCCGTGCTTGAGGCACAGATGTGAGCGAGCGTCCGATGAGGAAATGAGCGGGGGTAAGGACGGAAAAATCGTGAGGGTCTGACGAGAGAGGAGTGAGGGGACGGGAATTTAAGACTGCCTCTATTTGAGTTAAACATGTGGCTAGCTCCTCATAAGTAAAGTGCGTTTGCTGTAGCAATCGTTTTAAATGGTGTTTTGTCGATTTGACAGCAGCCTCGGCGATCCCATTGAAGTGCGGAGTATAAGGAGGTACAAAAGAAAATTCTATACCTTCGTTGGCGAACTCAGAA containing:
- the LOC121740272 gene encoding uncharacterized protein LOC121740272 — its product is MNSISCRWRLSCCRRILTRHLRPGKLSSKLIIDSSLREPDIPSEFANEGIEFSFVPPYTPHFNGIAEAAVKSTKHHLKRLLQQTHFTYEELATCLTQIEAVLNSRPLTPLSSDPHDFSVLTPAHFLIGRSLTSVPQARAPDGNITSLQRYQRVARIKDHFWTRFQLEYISTLQKKTKWHTSHGAISVGTLVLIRDKDVPPLCWLLGRVVHLHPGADGVTRVADINTRKGIIRRAFNAICPLPIEDTSRRGACSRP